One genomic window of Camelina sativa cultivar DH55 chromosome 5, Cs, whole genome shotgun sequence includes the following:
- the LOC104786641 gene encoding GDSL esterase/lipase At2g30220-like — MFISNKPIAFGLFFVVTLLVSCNAAANATTQPLFSAILIFGDSTADTGNNNYNPQAIFKAKHLPYGVDLPGHEANGRFSNGKLISDVLSTKLNIKEFVPPFLQPNISDQDIVTGVCFASAGAGYDDGTSLSSHAIPVSQQPSMFKNYISRLKGIVGDKKAMEIVNNALVVISAGPNDFILNFYDIPTRRLQYPTIYSYQEFVLKRLDGFVRELYSLGCRNFLVGGLPPMGCLPIQMTMKMRNIMRCCMEQENKDSVLYNQKLAKKLPEIKASLPGSKFLYANVYDPVMDMIQNPSKYGFKETKKGCCGTGYMELSFLCNSFSRTCPNHSDHLFWDSIHPSEAAYTYLGNLINAQIQEWLWA; from the exons ATGTTTATATCTAATAAACCCATAGCGTTTGGTCTCTTCTTTGTCGTAACACTACTCGTGTCTTGCAATGCGGCTGCAAACGCCACAACACAGCCGCTTTTCTCGGCGATTCTAATATTCGGCGACTCTACTGCAGATACAGgcaacaacaactacaaccCACAAGCCATTTTCAAAGCTAAACATCTTCCTTACGGCGTTGATCTTCCCGGCCACGAAGCTAATGGAAGATTCTCAAACGGAAAGCTAATCTCTGACGTACTCTCCACCAAACTCAACATCAAAGAGTTCGTTCCTCCGTTTCTACAACCAAACATCTCCGACCAAGACATTGTCACTGGAGTCTGTTTCGCATCCGCCGGCGCTGGCTATGATGACGGAACCTCGCTCTCCAGTCATGCGATCCCGGTCTCACAACAACCAAGCATGTTCAAGAATTACATTTCTCGTCTCAAAGGTATCGTAGGAGACAAGAAAGCTATGGAAATTGTTAACAACGCTTTAGTGGTCATTAGCGCAGGACCTAATGATTTCATCTTGAACTTTTACGATATCCCCACAAGGCGTCTCCAGTATCCTACTATCTATAGTTACCAAGAGTTTGTCCTCAAGAGGCTTGACGGTTTTGTCCGG GAGCTTTATAGTTTAGGTTGCCGTAATTTTCTGGTCGGTGGGCTGCCCCCGATGGGATGTTTACCCATCCAAATGACCATGAAAATGAGAAACATCATGAGATGTTGTATGGAACAAGAGAACAAAGACTCGGTTTTGTACAATCAGAAACTAGCAAAGAAACTGCCTGAGATCAAAGCGTCTCTACCAGGAAGCAAGTTCCTTTACGCCAACGTCTACGACCCTGTGATGGACATGATCCAAAACCCTAGCAAATACG GGTTCAAGGAGACGAAGAAAGGATGTTGTGGAACAGGATACATGGAATTGAGCTTCTTGTGCAATTCCTTTTCACGTACTTGTCCCAATCATTCGGATCATTTGTTTTGGGACTCCATCCATCCCTCCGAGGCGGCTTACACATACCTAGGGAACTTAATAAATGCTCAGATTCAAGAGTGGCTTTGGGCTTAA
- the LOC104786642 gene encoding laccase-3-like isoform X2 — translation MESLPRLSFVSCIALLAYFAFLASAEHHVRQFVIAPRPVTRLCRTHQSITVNGQFPGPTLEVRNGDSVAITVINRARYNISIHWHGLRQMRNPWADGPEYITQCPIRPGQSYTYKFTIEDQEGTLWWHAHSRWLRATVYGALIIYPRLGSPYPFVMPKRDIPILLGEWWDRNPMDVLRQAQFTGAAANVSDAYTINGQPGDLYRCSRAGTMRFPIFPGETTVQLRVINAGMNQELFFSVANHQLTVVETDSAYTKPFTTNVIMLGPGQTTNVLITANQRPGRYYMAARAYNSANAPFDNTTTTAILQYVNAPTRRGRGRGRGQMAPVFPVLPGFNDTATATAFTNRLRYWKRAPVPQQIDENLFFTVGLGLINCANPNSPRCQGPNGTRFAASINNMSFVLPRRNSVMQAYYQGMPGIFTTDFPPVPPVQFDYTGNVSRALWQPIKGTKAYKLKYRANVQIVLQDTSIVTPENHPMHLHGYQFYVVGSGFGNFNPRTDPARFNLFDPPERNTIGTPPGGWVAIRFVADNPGAWFMHCHIDSHLGWGLAMVFLVENGRGRLQSVQAPPLDLPRC, via the exons ATGGAGTCTCTTCCACGACTCTCCTTTGTATCATGCATTGCCCTTCTAGCCTACTTCGCATTCCTCGCTTCCGCTGAACATCACGTCCGTCAATTCGTG ATTGCGCCGAGACCAGTGACGAGGCTGTGCAGAACTCACCAAAGTATCACTGTGAACGGTCAGTTCCCTGGTCCAACGCTCGAGGTCAGGAACGGTGACTCTGTCGCAATCACTGTTATCAACAGAGCCCGTTACAACATTAGTATCCACTG GCATGGACTTAGACAGATGCGGAATCCATGGGCTGATGGTCCTGAGTACATAACACAGTGTCCTATCCGTCCAGGACAAAGCTATACTTACAAATTCACAATCGAGGACCAAGAGGGTACACTTTGGTGGCACGCTCATAGCCGCTGGCTAAGAGCCACCGTCTATGGTGCTCTCATTATTTACCCTCGTCTCGGTTCTCCTTATCCCTTCGTTATGCCTAAACGTGACATCCCAATTCTTCTTG GGGAATGGTGGGATAGAAACCCAATGGACGTTTTGAGGCAAGCACAGTTCACGGGAGCAGCAGCTAATGTCTCTGATGCTTACACAATTAATGGTCAACCAGGGGATCTTTACCGCTGTTCCCGGGCTGGGACCATGCGTTTTCCAATTTTCCCTGGCGAGACT ACGGTTCAGCTTCGAGTCATCAACGCTGGTATGAACCAAGAGCTCTTCTTCTCAGTCGCCAACCACCAGCTCACAGTCGTTGAAACTGATTCCGCCTACACAAAACCATTCACCACAAATGTCATCATGCTCGGTCCTGGTCAAACCACTAACGTCCTCATCACTGCAAACCAACGACCTGGCCGTTACTACATGGCAGCTCGAGCCTACAACAGCGCAAACGCTCCGTTCGACAACACAACCACGACTGCCATCTTACAGTACGTCAACGCTCCAACAAGACGTGgccgtggtcgtggtcgtggtcagaTGGCTCCGGTTTTCCCTGTTCTTCCCGGGTTCAACGACACCGCAACCGCAACAGCTTTCACCAACCGTCTCCGGTACTGGAAACGAGCTCCAGTACCACAACAAATCGACGAGAACCTCTTTTTCACCGTCGGGTTGGGACTAATCAACTGCGCCAACCCAAACAGTCCACGTTGCCAGGGTCCTAACGGGACACGATTCGCGGCCAGCATAAACAACATGTCTTTTGTTCTACCACGTAGGAACTCCGTCATGCAAGCTTACTACCAAGGCATGCCCGGAATCTTCACTACTGATTTCCCGCCTGTTCCACCGGTGCAATTCGATTACACCGGTAACGTTAGCCGCGCGCTATGGCAGCCAATAAAAGGAACCAAAGCATACAAGCTTAAATACAGAGCTAATGTTCAGATTGTGTTACAAGACACTAGCATAGTCACGCCTGAGAATCATCCCATGCATCTACACGGATACCAATTCTACGTTGTTGGGTCAGGTTTTGGTAATTTCAACCCGAGAACAGACCCGGCTAGGTTTAACCTATTTGACCCACCAGAGAGGAACACCATTGGGACACCACCAGGTGGTTGGGTAGCAATCCGGTTCGTCGCTGATAATCCAG GAGCATGGTTTATGCATTGTCACATTGATTCACATTTGGGATGGGGTCTGGCTATGGTTTTCCTAGTTGAGAACGGTCGTGGACGGTTGCAATCAGTTCAGGCTCCACCGTTGGATCTTCCAAGATGCTAA
- the LOC104786642 gene encoding laccase-3-like isoform X1 produces the protein MESLPRLSFVSCIALLAYFAFLASAEHHVRQFVIAPRPVTRLCRTHQSITVNGQFPGPTLEVRNGDSVAITVINRARYNISIHWHGLRQMRNPWADGPEYITQCPIRPGQSYTYKFTIEDQEGTLWWHAHSRWLRATVYGALIIYPRLGSPYPFVMPKRDIPILLGEWWDRNPMDVLRQAQFTGAAANVSDAYTINGQPGDLYRCSRAGTMRFPIFPGETVQLRVINAGMNQELFFSVANHQLTVVETDSAYTKPFTTNVIMLGPGQTTNVLITANQRPGRYYMAARAYNSANAPFDNTTTTAILQYVNAPTRRGRGRGRGQMAPVFPVLPGFNDTATATAFTNRLRYWKRAPVPQQIDENLFFTVGLGLINCANPNSPRCQGPNGTRFAASINNMSFVLPRRNSVMQAYYQGMPGIFTTDFPPVPPVQFDYTGNVSRALWQPIKGTKAYKLKYRANVQIVLQDTSIVTPENHPMHLHGYQFYVVGSGFGNFNPRTDPARFNLFDPPERNTIGTPPGGWVAIRFVADNPGAWFMHCHIDSHLGWGLAMVFLVENGRGRLQSVQAPPLDLPRC, from the exons ATGGAGTCTCTTCCACGACTCTCCTTTGTATCATGCATTGCCCTTCTAGCCTACTTCGCATTCCTCGCTTCCGCTGAACATCACGTCCGTCAATTCGTG ATTGCGCCGAGACCAGTGACGAGGCTGTGCAGAACTCACCAAAGTATCACTGTGAACGGTCAGTTCCCTGGTCCAACGCTCGAGGTCAGGAACGGTGACTCTGTCGCAATCACTGTTATCAACAGAGCCCGTTACAACATTAGTATCCACTG GCATGGACTTAGACAGATGCGGAATCCATGGGCTGATGGTCCTGAGTACATAACACAGTGTCCTATCCGTCCAGGACAAAGCTATACTTACAAATTCACAATCGAGGACCAAGAGGGTACACTTTGGTGGCACGCTCATAGCCGCTGGCTAAGAGCCACCGTCTATGGTGCTCTCATTATTTACCCTCGTCTCGGTTCTCCTTATCCCTTCGTTATGCCTAAACGTGACATCCCAATTCTTCTTG GGGAATGGTGGGATAGAAACCCAATGGACGTTTTGAGGCAAGCACAGTTCACGGGAGCAGCAGCTAATGTCTCTGATGCTTACACAATTAATGGTCAACCAG GCGATCTTTACCGCTGTTCCCGGGCTGGGACCATGCGTTTTCCAATTTTCCCTGGCGAGACGGTTCAGCTTCGAGTCATCAACGCTGGTATGAACCAAGAGCTCTTCTTCTCAGTCGCCAACCACCAGCTCACAGTCGTTGAAACTGATTCCGCCTACACAAAACCATTCACCACAAATGTCATCATGCTCGGTCCTGGTCAAACCACTAACGTCCTCATCACTGCAAACCAACGACCTGGCCGTTACTACATGGCAGCTCGAGCCTACAACAGCGCAAACGCTCCGTTCGACAACACAACCACGACTGCCATCTTACAGTACGTCAACGCTCCAACAAGACGTGgccgtggtcgtggtcgtggtcagaTGGCTCCGGTTTTCCCTGTTCTTCCCGGGTTCAACGACACCGCAACCGCAACAGCTTTCACCAACCGTCTCCGGTACTGGAAACGAGCTCCAGTACCACAACAAATCGACGAGAACCTCTTTTTCACCGTCGGGTTGGGACTAATCAACTGCGCCAACCCAAACAGTCCACGTTGCCAGGGTCCTAACGGGACACGATTCGCGGCCAGCATAAACAACATGTCTTTTGTTCTACCACGTAGGAACTCCGTCATGCAAGCTTACTACCAAGGCATGCCCGGAATCTTCACTACTGATTTCCCGCCTGTTCCACCGGTGCAATTCGATTACACCGGTAACGTTAGCCGCGCGCTATGGCAGCCAATAAAAGGAACCAAAGCATACAAGCTTAAATACAGAGCTAATGTTCAGATTGTGTTACAAGACACTAGCATAGTCACGCCTGAGAATCATCCCATGCATCTACACGGATACCAATTCTACGTTGTTGGGTCAGGTTTTGGTAATTTCAACCCGAGAACAGACCCGGCTAGGTTTAACCTATTTGACCCACCAGAGAGGAACACCATTGGGACACCACCAGGTGGTTGGGTAGCAATCCGGTTCGTCGCTGATAATCCAG GAGCATGGTTTATGCATTGTCACATTGATTCACATTTGGGATGGGGTCTGGCTATGGTTTTCCTAGTTGAGAACGGTCGTGGACGGTTGCAATCAGTTCAGGCTCCACCGTTGGATCTTCCAAGATGCTAA
- the LOC104786643 gene encoding uncharacterized protein LOC104786643 codes for MHSLLHLTTILRTSPANSLILRTPLSAMATAASSSLLLPSVSLNNLSCSKNASFCFPAKNLSRSRVSMSVSAGSQTTTVHDSLFADYKPTTAFLFPGQGAQAVGMGKEAQSVAAAGELYKKANDILGYDLLDICVSGPKEKLDSTVISQPAIYVTSLAAVELLRVREGGEQIINSVDVTCGLSLGEYTALAFAGAFSFEDGLKLVKLRGEAMQAAADAAKSAMVSIIGLDSEKVQQLCDAANQEVDEADKVQIANYLCPGNYAVSGGLKGIEAVEAKAKSFKARMTVRLAVAGAFHTSFMEPAVSRLEAALAATEIRSPRIPVISNVDAQPHADPDMIKKILARQVTSPVQWETTVKTLLSKGLQSSYELGPGKVIAGIFKRVDKSASVENISA; via the exons ATGCACTCACTGCTTCACCTTACTACTATCTTACGCACCTCTCCTGCTAATTCTCTTATCCTGCGCACCCCTCTCTCCGCTATGGCCACCGCCGCTTCCTCTTCCTTGCTCCTCCCTTCCGTTTCTCTTAACAATCTCTCCTGCTCTAAAAATGCCTCCTTTTGCTTCCCCGCCAAGAATCTCAGCCGATCTAGGGTTTCAATGAGCGTCTCCGCTGGATCTCAGACTACTACTGTTCACGACTCTCTGTTCGCCGATTACAAACCCACCACCGCGTTTCTATTTCCCGGTCAG GGAGCTCAAGCCGTAGGAATGGGAAAAGAGGCTCAGAGTGTTGCAGCAGCTGGAGAGTTGTATAAGAAAGCTAATGATATCTTAGG GTATGATCTTCTGGACATTTGTGTTAGTGGACCAAAAGAGAAGCTTGATTCCACGGTCATAAGCCAG CCTGCTATTTATGTCACAAGTTTAGCAGCAGTTGAATTGCTCCGTGTTCGTGAAGGCGGAGAGCAAATAATTAACTCGGTTGATGTGACTTGTGGTCTCAGTTTGGGAGAGTATACTGCTCTGGCTTTTGCTGGAGCCTTCAG CTTCGAGGACGGGCTGAAGCTTGTAAAACTTAGAGGAGAAGCCATGCAG GCTGCTGCAGATGCTGCTAAGAGTGCCATGGTTAGTATCATAGGGTTGGACTCAGAAAAGGTTCAGCAGTTGTGTGATGCAGCAAATCAAGAAGTAGATGAAGCTGACAAAGTTCAGATTGCAAATTACTTATGTCCG GGTAACTACGCAGTATCTGGAGGTCTTAAGGGAATTGAAGCTGTTGAAGCCAAAGCTAAGTCATTCAAGGCTCGAATGACG GTGCGTTTAGCTGTTGCAGGTGCTTTCCACACTAGTTTTATGGAGCCAGCAGTCTCGAGATTAGAAGCTGCATTGGCAGCAACGGAGATTAGAAGTCCGAGGATCCCAGTGATCTCGAATGTCGATGCACAGCCTCATGCAGATCCAGACATGATTAAGAAGATACTTGCACGCCAG GTGACATCTCCAGTCCAATGGGAGACAACAGTAAAGACTCTCTTATCCAAAGGACTTCAAAGCAGCTATGAATTGGGACCTGGAAAG GTAATTGCAGGGATATTCAAGAGAGTAGATAAAAGCGCCAGCGTTGAAAATATCAGTGCTTAA
- the LOC104786644 gene encoding probable protein phosphatase 2C 26 isoform X1, whose amino-acid sequence MAIPMTRMMVPQARPSLRLSHTNLPNSTRNFLCLCAPSEIQPLRPELSLSVGTHAIPHPDKVEKGGEDAFFVSSYRGGVMAVADGVSGWAEQDVDPSLFSKELMANASRLVDDEDVRYDPGFLIDKAHTATTSRGSATIILAMLEEVGILKIGNVGDCGLKLLREGQIIFATTPQEHYFDCPYQLSSEGSAQTYLDASFSIVEVQKGDVIVMGSDGLFDNVFDHEIVSIVTKHADVAESSRLLAEVASSHSRDTEFESPYALEARAKGFDVPLWKKALGKKLTGGKLDDVTVIVAKVVSS is encoded by the exons ATGGCGATTCCAATGACGAGAATGATGGTTCCTCAGGCACGACCATCGCTTCGTCTCTCACACACCAACCTTCCAAACTCAACTCGTAACTTCCTCTGTCTCTGTGCTCCATCAGAAATCCAACCACTTCG GCCCGAACTCTCTTTATCTGTCGGAACTCACGCAATCCCACATCCAGATAAG GTAGAGAAAGGTGGTGAAGATGCTTTCTTTGTGAGTAGTTATAGAGGAGGAGTCATGGCTGTTGCAGATGGTGTCTCCGG TTGGGCTGAACAAGATGTTGATCCTTCCTTGTTCTCTAAAGAACTTATGGCTAATGCTTCTCGTctagttgatgatgaagat GTCAGATATGATCCTGGTTTTCTCATTGACAAAGCTCATACCGCAACTACCTCCAGAGGTTCTGCCACAAT TATTCTAGCTATGCTTGAGGAGGTGGGAATTCTCAAAATAGGCAATGTAGGGGACTGTGGACTTAAACTTCTTCGTGAAG GTCAGATTATTTTTGCCACTACTCCACAAGAGCACTATTTTGACTGTCCTTACCAACTTAGCTCTGAGGGATCTGCTCAAACTTATCTAGATGCATCG TTTAGCATAGTGGAAGTACAGAAGGGAGACGTGATCGTGATGGGTTCAGATGGGCTTTTCGATAATGTGTTTGACCATGAGATCGTTTCGATTGTGACCAAGCATGCTGATGTTGCTGAATCAT CGAGGTTATTAGCTGAAGTGGCGAGTAGCCATTCAAGAGATACAGAGTTTGAATCTCCATATGCATTAGAAGCAAGAGCCAAG GGGTTTGATGTTCCTCTCTGGAAGAAGGCACTAGGAAAGAAGCTTACAG GAGGGAAGCTTGATGATGTCACTGTGATCGTTGCCAAAGTTGTTAGCTCATGA
- the LOC104786644 gene encoding probable protein phosphatase 2C 26 isoform X2 produces MAVADGVSGWAEQDVDPSLFSKELMANASRLVDDEDVRYDPGFLIDKAHTATTSRGSATIILAMLEEVGILKIGNVGDCGLKLLREGQIIFATTPQEHYFDCPYQLSSEGSAQTYLDASFSIVEVQKGDVIVMGSDGLFDNVFDHEIVSIVTKHADVAESSRLLAEVASSHSRDTEFESPYALEARAKGFDVPLWKKALGKKLTGGKLDDVTVIVAKVVSS; encoded by the exons ATGGCTGTTGCAGATGGTGTCTCCGG TTGGGCTGAACAAGATGTTGATCCTTCCTTGTTCTCTAAAGAACTTATGGCTAATGCTTCTCGTctagttgatgatgaagat GTCAGATATGATCCTGGTTTTCTCATTGACAAAGCTCATACCGCAACTACCTCCAGAGGTTCTGCCACAAT TATTCTAGCTATGCTTGAGGAGGTGGGAATTCTCAAAATAGGCAATGTAGGGGACTGTGGACTTAAACTTCTTCGTGAAG GTCAGATTATTTTTGCCACTACTCCACAAGAGCACTATTTTGACTGTCCTTACCAACTTAGCTCTGAGGGATCTGCTCAAACTTATCTAGATGCATCG TTTAGCATAGTGGAAGTACAGAAGGGAGACGTGATCGTGATGGGTTCAGATGGGCTTTTCGATAATGTGTTTGACCATGAGATCGTTTCGATTGTGACCAAGCATGCTGATGTTGCTGAATCAT CGAGGTTATTAGCTGAAGTGGCGAGTAGCCATTCAAGAGATACAGAGTTTGAATCTCCATATGCATTAGAAGCAAGAGCCAAG GGGTTTGATGTTCCTCTCTGGAAGAAGGCACTAGGAAAGAAGCTTACAG GAGGGAAGCTTGATGATGTCACTGTGATCGTTGCCAAAGTTGTTAGCTCATGA
- the LOC104786645 gene encoding mitoferrin-like, whose protein sequence is MATEATTASKFPESDLRPIPQPPDFHPAIVVPAQNTALRFWQLMVAGSIAGSVEHMAMFPVDTVKTHMQALRSCPIKPVGLRQAFRSIIKTDGPSALYRGIWAMGLGAGPAHAVYFSFYEVSKKFLSGGNPNNSAAHAISGVFATISSDAVFTPMDMVKQRLQIGNGTYKGVWDCIGRVMREEGFGAFYASYRTTVLMNAPFTAVHFTTYEAVKKGLREMLPEHAGGEEDEEGWLVYATAGAAAGGLAAVVTTPLDVVKTQLQCQGVCGCDRFKTSSISDVFRTIVKKDGYRGLARGWLPRMLFHAPAAAICWSTYETVKSFFGDLNGESNVA, encoded by the exons ATGGCGACAGAAGCCACAACTGCATCCAAATTCCCAGAATCCGATCTCCGTCCAATCCCACAACCACCAGATTTTCATCCAGCAATCGTCGTTCCAGCTCAAAACACAGCTCTCCGATTCTGGCAGCTCATGGTCGCAGGTTCAATCGCTGGCTCTGTTGAACACATGGCTATGTTTCCAGTAGATACAGTCAAAACCCATATGCAAGCTCTCCGTTCATGTCCCATCAAACCAGTCGGTTTACGTCAAGCTTTCCGTTCAATTATCAAAACCGATGGTCCATCTGCTTTGTACAGAGGTATTTGGGCAATGGGGCTTGGTGCTGGACCAGCTCACGCTGTTTATTTCTCATTCTATGAAGTCTCCAAGAAGTTTTTATCTGGTGGGAACCCTAATAACTCTGCTGCACACGCCATCTCGGGTGTTTTCGCTACTATATCGAGTGATGCTGTGTTTACTCCAATGGATATGGTTAAGCAGAGGTTACAGATTGGGAATGGGACTTATAAGGGAGTTTGGGATTGTATTGGTAGGGTAATGCGTGAGGAAGGGTTTGGTGCTTTTTATGCTTCGTATAGAACTACTGTGTTGATGAATGCTCCGTTTACTGCTGTTCACTTCACTACTTATGAGGCGGTTAAGAAGGGATTGAGGGAGATGTTGCCTGAACACGCTGGTGGTGAAGAGGATGAGGAAGGTTGGTTGGTTTATGCTACTGCTGGAGCTGCTGCTGGTGGGTTAGCGGCTGTTGTAACTACTCCGCTTGATGTTGTTAAGACGCAATTGCAGTGTCAG GGTGTGTGTGGTTGTGATCGTTTCAAGACCAGTTCAATAAGCGATGTGTTCCGAACAATTGTGAAGAAAGACGGTTATCGAGGACTAGCCAGAGGATGGCTACCAAGAATGCTATTCCACGCTCCAGCAGCTGCTATCTGCTGGTCCACTTATGAAACAGTCAAATCCTTCTTTGGAGATCTCAATGGTGAATCAAACGTAGCTTGA